A section of the Pectinophora gossypiella chromosome 11, ilPecGoss1.1, whole genome shotgun sequence genome encodes:
- the LOC126370979 gene encoding uncharacterized protein LOC126370979 produces MMNMSETAGETSCKRQENGDASTGSERPLKKARFAWQVKGNRKYHLKNDANDGKLASTSTSESETAGSSQNESEKHELVGSTEQNLEILGDYLLKQDFNTLDSVITDSDKSLLKPCTSLSTEKLECPRYVSSRTTISRDLSIPPSLMATQSYNEDQCIARWQARQMAKGFVDNTINRVLDSWMVAPLPADIDNQFLALDVAEFINNLPGDNSIENEGILMAISAHGLQNTSGSSSNDEGPKEDVLSTDTVFPSRTSSPLQSEEENDNNNKTDNNESQMAWSYNNDKEANDSVTEFNLQPEESNSEIINYFDNYGHRQPSTYEVNNIGNDFLIDSHFDFMDAAVSFAIQNKGLTSFGTDYG; encoded by the exons ATGATGAATATGTCCGAAACAGCTGGGGAAACTTCATGTAAGCGACAAGAAAATGGCGACGCCTCTACGGGATCGGAGCGCCCACTTAAGAAAGCACGATTTGCGTGGCAAGTTAAGGGCAACAGAAAATATCACTTGAAAAACGATGCAAATGATGGGAAACTTGCTTCAACATCAACTTCAGAATCGGAAACAGCCGGTTCATCACAAAACGAAAGCGAGAAACACGAACTGGTGGGCAGTACTGAACAAAATCTGGAGATTTTAGGAGACTACTTACTAAAACAGGATTTCAACACTTTAGACTCTGTGATCACAGATTCTGATAAGTCATTGCTGAAACCTTGTACAAGTTTGTCAACAGAAAAGCTGGAGTGTCCAAGATATGTTAGCTCAAGGACTACCATTAGTAGAGATCTGTCAATCCCTCCTTCTTTGATGGCTACACAGAGTTATAATGAAGATCAGTGCATAGCTCGATGGCAAGCCAGACAG ATGGCCAAAGGATTTGTTGACAACACAATAAACCGTGTGCTGGATTCTTGGATGGTAGCACCACTCCCTGCAGATATTGACAACCAGTTCTTGGCTTTGGATGTGGCAGAATTCATCAACAATTTACCAGGAGACAACAGTATTGAGAACGAAGGAATACTCATGGCAATATCTGCCCACGGGCTACAAAACACATCGGGTTCCAGTAGCAACGACGAAGGCCCTAAGGAAGATGTCTTAAGTACAGACACGGTGTTCCCATCACGGACCAGTAGTCCGCTACAGTCAGAAGAAGaaaatgacaataataataaaaccgaCAATAATGAGTCTCAGATGGCTTGGTCATACAATAATGATAAAGAAGCAAATGACTCTGTGACTGAGTTCAATTTGCAACCTGAAGAGtcaaattcagaaataataaattattttgataattatggCCACCGGCAACCCAGTACCTATGAAGTGAATAACATTGGCAATGACTTTTTGATTGACAGTCATTTTGATTTTATGGATGCAGCTGTTTCATTTGCTATACAGAACAAAGGACTCACTTCTTTTGGGACTGACTATGGTTAA
- the LOC126370970 gene encoding protein pygopus — MSHNLAGMPSYRLPGPGLGPPDFKPPMDTPTPSAPAPSNPKKRRKTSNANNALTQQPPPTAQDLLPPPLTGYGDTIVASNPFDDSPSTVSHNGPMMNQNGPMMNQNGPMGMMGPMHGMGGPPMRHMSPLPHSMSPMSQQMPPRGGISPMGNMSPMGHMGGMSPMGGPNMGMSNHSMGPGMGPNSRSMGSPMSPMNSIPMGSPMSSGPLGSPMNMGSMAGSHMSNSPMGPPMHSPLGAGSMNGPMNGPMGGGGPGMNVPRMNGPMGPSCSNGSMGPTSSIMSSNPMQSGGMGPGHCGPMRHGSPMGSSMGSGPMGGNGPMTSMGPGPPYSGSHMGHGGPMGMGGGGSMGMGPGPGNMGSCGPLAGMSGMAMGGPGGQGVGPMGQGMGMFGPKPMPVSAGKVYPPDQPMVFNPQNPNAPPIYPCGVCHKEVHDNDQAILCESGCNFWFHRGCTGLTEPAFQLLTAEVYAEWVCDKCLHSKNIPLVKFKP, encoded by the exons ATGAGTCACAATCTGGCAGGTATGCCATCATACAGGCTGCCGGGCCCAGGGTTGGGCCCCCCGGACTTCAAGCCGCCAATGGACACACCAACGCCTTCGGCACCGGCGCCTAGTAACCCAAAGAAAAGGAGAAAAACATCTAATGCTAACAATGCCTTAACCCAACAACCACCACCAACTGCGCAAGATCTGTTGCCTCCCCCATTAACTGGTTATGGCGACACTATAGTAGCTTCAAACCCTTTTGATGATTCCCCATCAACAGTGTCCCATAATGGACCTATGATGAACCAGAATGGGCCTATGATGAATCAGAATGGACCTATGGGCATGATGGGGCCTATGCATGGCATGGGTGGACCTCCAATGAGACACATGAGTCCACTTCCACATAGTATGAGTCCAATGAGCCAGCAAATGCCACCCAGAGGAGGAATAAGTCCCATGGGCAATATGAGTCCTATGGGACACATGGGTGGTATGTCGCCAATGGGGGGTCCTAACATGGGAATGAGCAACCATAGTATGGGTCCAGGAATGGGTCCTAATTCGAGATCTATGGGCAGTCCAATGAGCCCAATGAACTCTATACCAATGGGCTCACCTATGTCTTCTGGTCCTCTAGGAAGCCCTATGAATATGGGGTCAATGGCAGGAAGCCACATGAGCAACAGCCCGATGGGTCCACCTATGCACAGTCCACTTGGAGCTGGATCAATGAATGGGCCTATGAATGGACCAATGGGAGGTGGAGGCCCTGGCATGAATGTTCCTCGAATGAATGGACCAATGGGTCCCAGCTGTTCAAATGGTTCCATGGGGCCTACTAGTTCTATTATGTCTTCAAATCCAATGCAGAGTGGAGGGATGGGCCCTGGTCATTGCGGACCAATGAGACATGGAAGTCCGATGGGATCAAGTATGGGAAGTGGTCCAATGGGAGGCAATGGGCCTATGACGTCTATGGGTCCCGGTCCCCCATACAGTGGGAGTCATATGGGGCATGGGGGACCAATGGGAATGGGAGGAGGTGGATCAATGGGTATGGGGCCAGGGCCAGGAAATATGGGCAGTTGTGGACCTTTAGCTGGAATGAGTGGAATGGCGATGGGAGGGCCAGGTGGACAAGGAGTGGGCCCTATGGGGCAGGGAATGGGCATGTTTGGCCCTAAACCAATGCCTGTAAGTGCTGGCAAAGTTTACCCTCCAGATCAACCAATGGTGTTCAACCCTCAAAACCCCAATGCCCCTCCCATTTACCCCTGTGGAGTATGTCACAAAGAAGTACATGATAATGATCAAGCAATCCTGTGTGAGTCTGGGTGCAACTTTTGGTTTCATAG AGGCTGCACAGGGCTGACGGAGCCGGCGTTCCAGTTGCTGACGGCGGAGGTGTACGCAGAGTGGGTGTGCGACAAGTGCCTGCACTCCAAGAACATCCCGCTCGTCAAGTTCAAGCCATAG
- the LOC126370989 gene encoding 39S ribosomal protein L2, mitochondrial: MALNRLFVGLSITPALVSRRAIQVTAANFSSKPPLVKPKPGFGKSYRRIVHFPEEYTVKPLEVTNLAGRDPVTGRVTAKGIGGGIKHKYHWISWVRDGPAEGPPQEEKVIQIIEDGCRTAHVALVAVGDKLKYILATENMKPGDILKTSRYLPRIPVRANEGDAYPLGALPTGTIVHCIEKEPGQGGLYIHAAGTFGTILRKQDDRIIVQMPSKRLFSFDQHCVAVVGRLSNVDHGDTPIGSPQRNRWLGNRPRSGLWHRKDGRHGRKIRPPKPVKEIANRKNFPLPAIEMSMTP, from the exons ATGGCGTTAAATAGATTATTTGTGGGGCTTTCAATAACTCCGGCGTTAGTTAGTAGGAGAGCCATTCAAGTCACTGCTGCAAACTTTAGCAGTAAACCTCCTCTAGTGAAACCAAAACCAGGTTTTGGTAAGAGTTACAGGCGTATTGTACATTTCCCAGAGGAATATACTGTGAAGCCTTTGGAAGTAACGAATCTAGCTGGACGGGATCCTGTAACAG GTAGAGTAACAGCGAAAGGTATTGGTGGAGGCATAAAACACAAGTATCATTGGATAAGCTGGGTCAGAGATGGACCAGCAGAAGGACCTCCTCAGGAAGAAAAAGTTATTCAG ATCATTGAAGATGGCTGCAGAACTGCACATGTAGCACTAGTGGCAGTTGGTGATAAATTGAAATATATCCTGGCCACAGAGAATATGAAACCAGGAGACATATTGAAGACATCCCGGTATTTGCCCAGGATACCAG tgAGAGCTAATGAAGGTGATGCATATCCACTTGGAGCTCTGCCCACTGGGACTATTGTCCACTGTATTGAGAAAGAACCAG GTCAAGGCGGTCTGTACATTCACGCCGCCGGTACTTTCGGGACTATCCTGAGGAAACAGGACGACAGGATCATTGTACAGATGCCCTCCAAGAGGCTCTTTAGTTTCGATCAACATTGTGTGGCTGTTGTAG GTCGTCTTTCAAACGTGGATCATGGTGATACACCAATTGGGTCTCCGCAACGCAACCGGTGGTTGGGCAACCGACCCCGATCAGGTCTATGGCACCGCAAAGACGGCCGCCACGGGCGCAAGATCAGACCACCAAAGCCAGTCAAAGAAATTGCCAATCGCAAAAACTTCCCCCTACCTGCTATTGAAATGAGTATGACTCCGTGA